The nucleotide sequence TGCCTTTGGAATAGTGAAGTTATTTCTGTTGAACTCGAAATGGTGAGAAGCGGCAATCGTAGCTGTGGACATCGATTTCTTAGCAAAGACTTTTTTACCATTGATCAAGCAGAAGAATATGAGAATAATCTCAGAGATCAATGGGTGATCGCTTCGCCTTCTAAGCGTCGTGAAAGAATAGAAGAACAAATCCAGGAACTCGAGAGAAAATACAAATGGTGTGTTGAGATTGATCCAGCACTGCTGATGGAAGTGACAAATTTAGTGGAATGGCCCACGGCCTTGGTTGGTAGTTTTGAGGAAGCCTTTTTAGAACTGCCCAACGAGGTTCTTGTGACCTCAATGGCAGTTCACCAGCGTTATTTCCCAGTATATGAAAAAGATGGTACCAACCTTCTGCCGTACTTTATTACTATACGAAACGGAAACGAACACGGTTTGGATACAGTGCGGCAGGGAAATGAGAGGGTAATCAGGGCCAGGTTGAGTGATGCCCGCTTCTTCTATCAGGAAGACCAAAAAGTGGCTTTGGTTGATTTTGAAAAAAAAGCAGCTAACGCGATCTTCTTCCCAGAGAGAGGCAGTCAACAAGATCGTACAGAGAGAATTCAGTTGATATCTGAAAAATTCTCCAAAGGTCTGATGCTGGACCAAAAAGATCGGGAAGAAGCAAAAAGAGTCGCCAAACTCTGTAAGTTCGATTTGCAAACGCAAATGGTTTATGAATTCCCTGAATTGCAGGGAATCATGGGAGAGAGGTACGCGACAATTTTGGGGGAGTCCAAGAGAGTTTGCAGAGGGGTAAGAGAGCACTACTTGCCAGGAAATGCTGAGGATCAACTTCCTCAAGACCCAATCACCTGGCCAGTTGCATTGGCCGATCGTATTGATTCGTTATCGATTGCTTTTTCACTGGGGAAAATTCCCAAGGGTGCAGCTGATCCCTTTGCATTGCGTAGAGCCGCACAAGGAATTCTCCAACTGATCTTGGGACTTAAACTTTCCTTGAGTCTGAATTTTCTGATCGATCAATCATTAGGAGTACTTAAAGATCAACAGTCTCTCCAACTTGACTGGTCAACTATTCAAAAACAATTGCTAGAATTTCTTCAACAAAGACAAAGATATCTGCTTCAGGATCAATATGGGTTTCAAACGGATCTTATTCTTGCCTTAGAGAAGGGTAGTTTAGTTCCAACCTCACAATTGGAACTTGGGGAGCAATTGATGAGAGAATTTAAAAACGAAGCCCTCAAGAAAGCCCTTGACGCACTCCAAAGACCACTCAATATTTGGGCAAAAAATTCAGACGTTAATTTGAATGCAGTAAATTCAGAAAATTTCAGAGATGATGCTGAAAAAGAACTTTGGGATGCTGCTCAGCATTTGACAAATGACGCTCAGGGAAGTTCAAACTTTGTCAATCTTGCGATATCTTTGGAATCAAAAATTGAGAGGTTTTTCGAAAATGTCATGGTGATGGATGATGATCTCTCAGTCCGATCAAACAGACTAAATATTTGTAAGCAGATTAACGATTGGTCACTACAATATCTTGATCTTCGAGAGTTGCACATTCAGAAATAATTAAAAAAAAGAACTTCTTAAAGATCAAGAATTATCGAAGCCTAAATAGGCAGTTCCTCTATTAAATTAAGATTAAATCTTTTCGCCAATTGTTCTGTCTCATCTAATTTACCCGCTACATCTCTCGGATGATGAGCATCTGAATTACAAATAACCTTGATTGGATACTCTTGGGCTATCTCCCAAAAAGGTATCCAGGGATATTGGGGTCTTGGGCCTTCAGATGTCTGCTTAGGTATTTTTCTTAGACCAAGTCCATTAATCTCAAGCGGTATACCTGTTTCCACTGCAGCCTGCAGAATGTCATGTGAACATTCTGTAAGATCATCGTTCCATTTATCATTACTGCAGCCAAAGATATCCGGGTGGGCGATGAATGCAAAGAGCCCCGTGGACATGATTTTTCCTAAAAAAGATGCATAGGCTCTTAGATGTGCTGCTTTGTTCAATTCTTCGAATGAATTGAGCCATCCTCCCTCGAATGGGGTGTAATGCCCGGCTCCAATCAGATAATCAAACCCACGGTCACCTAAGAGTTCATCTTCTAAGTAGCTATGAAATTCCTCGACATACTCGCATTCCATCCCTTTTAAAATTGTCAAATCGGGACACTCCTTTCGAGCAAGTTTAATGGCTTCTTCGTAGTCATCTAATTCAGGCATCGACATTCTTACGTTGTTCCAGCGATTATCGGGTAGCGCGGCATGGTCAGACATCCCCAAAGTAGTCAGACCGGCTTCAATTGCTGCTTTAGCGTAGTCAATAACATCACCAGTAGCGTGTTGACATCGATAAGTATGGGTGTGGTAGTTTCTTTGGAGCATTTACTTTCTCTGTTTTTGCCCAAGGGTTGGTTGCTTCAAAATTGAATCACGTCAGATTCTTGGTAGGCAGTCTATGTGGAAGCTTTTAGATTACGCAGAATTATACGCAGAGAGCTTGAGCGTGATGCCTGATATGGTCTTCCATGAAGCTGGCGATAAAGTAGTAGCTATGATCATAGCCTTTCTGCAGTCTTAAATTCTCACGGAGGCCCTTTTCTGATGCTGTTTGACAAAAAAGATCAAAATTAAGCTCTTTCTCCAAAAATTGATCAGCATCCCCTTGATCCACTAACAGTGGGATTTGCCCCGATGTTTGACTGAACAATTCATGACTATCATAACTTTTCCAGTCTTCGCGGTTTTCACCCAGATAATTGCTGAAGGCTTTACGACCCCAATCACATTGCGAAGGCGCATAAATGGGGGCAAATGCCGAAACTGATTTAAATCGTTCGGGATTTCTAAACGCAATCATCAAAGCACCATGACCTCCCATGCTGTGCCCAAAAATTCCTTGTCGATCTGGGATTATATCAAATTGATCAGCAACCAAATTGGGTAGTTCTTCTACAATGTAATCGTACATTTTGTAGTGCTTAGACCATTTTTCCTGAGT is from SAR324 cluster bacterium and encodes:
- the glyS gene encoding glycine--tRNA ligase subunit beta, with protein sequence CLWNSEVISVELEMVRSGNRSCGHRFLSKDFFTIDQAEEYENNLRDQWVIASPSKRRERIEEQIQELERKYKWCVEIDPALLMEVTNLVEWPTALVGSFEEAFLELPNEVLVTSMAVHQRYFPVYEKDGTNLLPYFITIRNGNEHGLDTVRQGNERVIRARLSDARFFYQEDQKVALVDFEKKAANAIFFPERGSQQDRTERIQLISEKFSKGLMLDQKDREEAKRVAKLCKFDLQTQMVYEFPELQGIMGERYATILGESKRVCRGVREHYLPGNAEDQLPQDPITWPVALADRIDSLSIAFSLGKIPKGAADPFALRRAAQGILQLILGLKLSLSLNFLIDQSLGVLKDQQSLQLDWSTIQKQLLEFLQQRQRYLLQDQYGFQTDLILALEKGSLVPTSQLELGEQLMREFKNEALKKALDALQRPLNIWAKNSDVNLNAVNSENFRDDAEKELWDAAQHLTNDAQGSSNFVNLAISLESKIERFFENVMVMDDDLSVRSNRLNICKQINDWSLQYLDLRELHIQK
- a CDS encoding histidinol-phosphatase produces the protein MLQRNYHTHTYRCQHATGDVIDYAKAAIEAGLTTLGMSDHAALPDNRWNNVRMSMPELDDYEEAIKLARKECPDLTILKGMECEYVEEFHSYLEDELLGDRGFDYLIGAGHYTPFEGGWLNSFEELNKAAHLRAYASFLGKIMSTGLFAFIAHPDIFGCSNDKWNDDLTECSHDILQAAVETGIPLEINGLGLRKIPKQTSEGPRPQYPWIPFWEIAQEYPIKVICNSDAHHPRDVAGKLDETEQLAKRFNLNLIEELPI
- the fghA gene encoding S-formylglutathione hydrolase; translated protein: MAQLEKIGESKSFGGWTRMFQHDSKSCSCIMKFSVFLPPQMVKGSVPVLTWLSGLTCTHENFITKAGAQKFAAEHGIMLVVPDTSPRGAGIEGEEESYDLGTGASFYVNATQEKWSKHYKMYDYIVEELPNLVADQFDIIPDRQGIFGHSMGGHGALMIAFRNPERFKSVSAFAPIYAPSQCDWGRKAFSNYLGENREDWKSYDSHELFSQTSGQIPLLVDQGDADQFLEKELNFDLFCQTASEKGLRENLRLQKGYDHSYYFIASFMEDHIRHHAQALCV